A window of the Apostichopus japonicus isolate 1M-3 chromosome 8, ASM3797524v1, whole genome shotgun sequence genome harbors these coding sequences:
- the LOC139971649 gene encoding uncharacterized protein isoform X2 has protein sequence MADDLLYPGAIVKDRWKVTRKIGGGGFGEIYDATDQVMEESVAVKLESASQPKQVLKMEVAVLKKLQGRDHVCKFIGCGRNDQFNYVVMSLQAKNLAELRRAQPRGTFTVSTMLRLGVQILEAIESIHDVGFLHRDVKPSNFAMGRLTNMCRKVYMLDFGLARQYTNSQGQVRTPRPVAGFRGTVRYASVNAHKNKEMGRHDDLFSLVYMLVEFVVGQLPWRKIKDKEQVGLMKEKYDHRLLLKHMPSEFTPFLEHIEELQYADKPDYQYLHSLLQKCMKRKGVRDTDPYDWEKICQDASLTTTTGTSTSPHKEQKQPGLDAAPGNTEVAIEDNESNNPRVNVEPVNPEGIELHLEKPDIGNEKDDNEKQVNREGKEEEEEGEEEEEVGEEDGEEESPERDESPQVDAKRTEETQLNKEKGKSNELKVPSKKKKSSDRKRRMLQKKKKPTLRAHDSHAIIEGEISTFRGEQFGMSERDENVTQVISTKGVEIAEGAPEDKDIDKYGGVIKVQPDLKQPVDKKTGVKIEIKTEEVKDTQEILKNKTDAKALLRDEEKVNEKECAVPAAADKVSVNVPRTTETAVPEQNVASQPAKRTEGGATVPKTEHFSRVQTRDKKSETAHKSMQTKEVALGKKSPPPPSTPPAEEECKEVPVNKAVNDAIHPTNQQQLPPKSAVEKLKQSGPSPEKVKTKPAEKKLVMPKKHTEHHTQGPVRSPSHEEKVFKVTLQSPKALGSRSKSSSIASNKSVSPQPVESEIKAEIIKPKEFTFPSPKKVQLKKSEEKGSRGEADDKADIDKIPKGETGKKSPITKEDIDKTKKETKDGNQKNGQNKTKVDSKPDSSTKDMILSKKQSQEDAKKSVGNKPKDDAMTVNSRLNNDRKMMEDIFQSSFSEVEEENEKNRNKQTPQINTKQMTKDVSNSRSSGSLPSKGVTGDTNANALTVDTLRGSGSDRTSDGKPAQKVKSSTTPSKVIYRTLGGEPKKRESKEDGRKQEEIGKEQQQSPRRNNGMKTAKVLDDDFDEAFVGRLQSSLIGKVSADRQAMEQMFFDEVEEVHLEKDMRVKENRLKPERRESSSSGKFLQNGDMNTSAAEMNRDTGGKPSDITTAKYRARMESMFDQFEKAEGKSPKGSPRRSPTPKIKVAKNNGTKDSEKQAKDRNKGVLQRQNSFDKSNKSGASNTEGQSSTTASGSGKSRGRSPVKVRQLPNVPPRNNGRGSPASPSGRTENSGPSSLGRTSGKGRKLPEVPKILLQNKLGRLKYERSKSATRVPHSSPSQVERGGSTMSLSPRMERRKLSAPSMESRDDSCHSPPDSGRTGQPGDGRSKHLGDPSTYAVMHSLFQEGDFSECATQRLEPSMFTEASPAKQDHKEEDRKPSDKSKAPCKEALLQINSPSTKSSLAKKINSSNNKHHEIGKDEIVKSQPPKAQRGILQNKPRAASTSSLERDNSKKKETSHKLQKSNLRLSIAKDNQQSSKDKAESIDGQQKEAARREKKSLPKAPNLRIKLENIGPSLGSPSTPPTATPGMFSDEDGLKTPVNKEASGAASIISGASHVQADVSKQSAINMSQDSTGKQTTMTSSRGLPRQIKKREITAAMKTALSAKRLRNRTDPGPVVLSFYRRSSPSDTSGGTDHLKSPANKTSRKDSGSSFDEVFVDPSSGRLHAPKSGHERLVKKDEDHPDSATDSVASTSSRLAWETLTPRQRRRRIKMAHGKGVFELETFSDGEENEKVSPISASVGDELAKLRLRRSELSSNPAQSQAKANSSPSKDEKASRATDKDGAVHHDHYDHLKEEVDSKELRLTRHSPIDGATTTSVTLPDNTPSTTPRGESSREKRGNKYSSERPSSNRRTKSSEDSRSSSVSGGSQGGLQPRPPTGRPENVMAGRSANL, from the exons ATGGCTGATGACTTGCTGTATCCAGGGGCCATTGTCAAAGACAGATGGAAAGTG ACTCGGAAGATCGGAGGGGGAGGCTTCG GTGAAATCTATGATGCCACGGACCAAGTGATGGAGGAGTCTGTGGCAGTTAAACTTGAATCTGCATCCCAACCCAAACAAGTACTCAAAATGGAGGTCGCTGTGCTCAAGAAACTTCAAG GAAGAGATCATGTCTGCAAGTTCATCGGTTGTGGTCGTAATGACCAATTCAACTATGTGGTCATGTCTCTCCAGGCCAAGAACTTAGCCGAGCTGAGAAGAGCGCAGCCCAGGGGAACCTTTACTGTCAGTACTATGTTAAGACTTGGAGTGCAGATTCTTGAAGCTATAGAGAGCATCCATGACGTAGGCTTCCTTCACAGAGATGTTAAACCT TCCAATTTTGCGATGGGGAGACTGACCAATATGTGCCGGAAAGTTTACATGTTGGATTTTGGACTGGCGAGGCAGTACACTAATTCTCAGGGACAAGTTAGAACG CCAAGACCAGTCGCTGGATTCAGAGGAACTGTTCGGTATGCATCTGTCAATGCACATAAAAACAAG GAAATGGGTCGCCATGATGATCTCTTTTCTCTTGTTTATATGCTTGTTGAATTTGTGGTCGGTCAGCTTCCGTGGAGGAAAATAAAGGACAAG GAACAAGTTGGTCttatgaaagagaaatatgACCATAGACTGCTACTTAAACACATGCCTTCAGAATTCACCCCCTTCCTAGAACACATAGAGGAACTCCAATATGCAGATAAACCAGACTATCAG TACTTGCATTCACTTCTGCAAAAATGTATGAAAAGGAAAGGTGTCAGGGATACCGATCCATATGACTGGGAGAAGATCTGCCAGGATGCCTCTCTGACGACCACTACCGGCACATCTACCAGTCCACATAAGGAGCAGAAGCAACCAGG GTTGGACGCTGCTCCAGGAAACACAGAAGTAGCGATTGAAGATAACGAGAGCAACAATCCCAGGGTCAACGTAGAGCCAGTCAATCCAGAGGGTATCGAACTGCATCTAGAGAAACCCGACATAGGAAACGAAAAGGATGACAACGAGAAGCAGGTGAACAGGGAAGGaaaggaagaggaggaggaaggggaggaagaggaggaagtcGGAGAGGAAGACGGGGAAGAAGAATCTCCAGAGAGAGACGAATCCCCTCAGGTCGACGCAAAGAGAACGGAAGAGACACAACTCAACAAGGAGAAAGGGAAAAGCAATGAACTTAAAGTACCGTCCAAGAAAAAGAAATCGTCCGACCGTAAACGTCGCATGCtccagaagaagaagaagccgACGTTGAGGGCGCACGACAGTCACGCAATCATCGAGGGAGAAATTAGCACATTCCGTGGGGAGCAGTTTGGGATGAGTGAGAGGGACGAGAATGTCACCCAGGTGATAAGTACAAAGGGTGTAGAGATTGCAGAGGGGGCTCCGGAGGATAAGGACATCGATAAATACGGCGGTGTTATAAAGGTCCAACCAGATCTTAAACAGCCAGTGGACAAAAAAACAGGTGTCAAGATAGAAATTAAAACAGAGGAGGTCAAAGACACCcaggaaattttgaaaaataaaactgaTGCAAAAGCACTTTTAAGAGATGAGGAAAAGGTAAATGAGAAAGAGTGCGCCGTTCCAGCTGCTGCGGATAAAGTTTCAGTAAATGTTCCAAGAACCACTGAAACAGCTGTCCCTGAACAAAATGTTGCAAGCCAACCGGCAAAAAGAACTGAAGGAGGTGCTACCGTACCAAAAACTGAACATTTCTCTAGGGTACAAACCAGAGATAAAAAGAGTGAAACAGCTCACAAATCTATGCAAACGAAAGAGGTGGCCTTGGGAAAGAagtcccctcctcctccttcaaCACCTCCAGCGGAGGAAGAATGTAAAGAAGTGCCTGTAAATAAAGCCGTCAACGATGCAATACATCCCACCAATCAACAGCAGCTGCCTCCAAAGAGCGCTGTTGAGAAACTTAAACAGTCCGGTCCGTCGCCAGAGAAAGTTAAAACCAAGCCCGCCGAGAAAAAGCTTGTTATGCCGAAGAAGCACACAGAGCACCATACTCAGGGTCCGGTCAGATCACCTTCTCACGAAGAGAAGGTATTTAAAGTGACTCTTCAGAGCCCAAAGGCTCTCGGCAGTCGTTCCAAGAGTTCGTCCATCGCTAGCAATAAAAGCGTCTCGCCACAACCCGTGGAGTCTGAGATCAAAGCTGAAATCATTAAACCCAAGGAATTCACATTTCCTTCCCCCAAAAAGGTTCAGCTTAAGAAAAGTGAGGAGAAGGGTTCCAGGGGGGAAGCAGACGATAAGGCAGACATTGACAAGATCCCGAAGGGTGAGACTGGGAAAAAGTCCCCCATAACCAAAGAAGACATTGATAAGACCAAAAAGGAGACAAAAGACGGAAACCAGAAGAATGGACAGAACAAGACGAAAGTAGACTCCAAACCAGATAGCAGTACTAAAGACATGATATTATCTAAAAAACAGTCTCAAGAAGATGCAAAAAAGTCGGTGGGTAACAAACCAAAAGATGATGCTATGACCGTTAATTCTCGGCTAAACAACGACAGAAAGATGATGGAGGACATTTTCCAGTCGAGCTTCTCTGAAGTGGAGGAAGAAAAcgaaaagaacagaaacaagcAGACGCCTCAGATCAATACGAAACAGATGACAAAAGACGTCAGTAACAGTCGGAGCTCTGGAAGCCTCCCGTCGAAAGGTGTTACCGGGGATACGAATGCCAATGCATTGACGGTGGATACTCTGAGAGGCAGCGGCTCTGACAGGACATCTGATGGTAAACCTGCACAGAAGGTAAAATCCAGCACAACTCCATCTAAAGTGATCTATAGAACACTGGGAGGAGAACCCAAGAAGAGAGAGTCCAAGGAGGATGGGAGAAAACAAGAAGAGATTGGTAAAGAGCAGCAGCAGTCCCCTAGGAGGAACAATGGGATGAAGACCGCCAAGGTTCTAGATGATGACTTCGACGAAGCCTTTGTCGGTAGGTTGCAGTCGTCCCTGATTGGGAAAGTTTCAGCAGATAGACAAGCTATGGAGCAGATGTTCTTTGATGAAGTAGAAGAGGTGCATTTGGAGAAGGACATGCGAGTCAAAGAGAATAGATTGAAACCAGAGAGAAGAGAATCTTCCAGCTCGGGGAAGTTCCTCCAGAACGGTGATATGAATACCTCCGCGGCAGAGATGAATCGAGACACCGGCGGGAAGCCATCGGACATCACCACTGCCAAGTACAGAGCCAGAATGGAATCCATGTTCGATCAGTTTGAGAAAGCTGAAGGTAAATCACCAAAGGGCAGCCCAAGGAGGAGTCCTACACCAAAGATTAAAGTTGCCAAAAATAACGGTACAAAAGATTCTGAAAAGCAAGCAAAGGATAGAAACAAAGGTGTCCTTCAAAGACAAAACAGTTTTGATAAAAGCAATAAAAGTGGTGCTTCGAATACGGAAGGGCAAAGCAGCACCACTGCATCGGGGTCGGGTAAGAGTAGAGGGCGCAGTCCTGTAAAAGTCAGACAGCTCCCCAACGTACCACCTCGAAATAACGGCAGGGGTTCTCCGGCTTCGCCCAGCGGCAGGACCGAGAACTCTGGTCCTAGCTCGTTGGGACGAACATCTGGGAAAGGGAGAAAGTTACCGGAGGTTCCAAAGATATTACTGCAGAACAAACTGGGCAGGTTAAAATACGAACGTTCAAAAAGTGCGACCAGGGTTCCTCATTCGTCACCGTCGCAGGTGGAAAGAGGAGGGTCCACGATGTCGTTGTCGCCCAGGATGGAGAGACGCAAGCTCTCTGCTCCCTCCATGGAGAGCAGAGATGATTCCTGTCATTCTCCTCCCGATTCAGGCAGGACAGGGCAACCGGGGGACGGCAGGTCGAAGCATCTCGGCGATCCATCGACGTACGCCGTCATGCATAGTTTATTTCAAGAAGGAGACTTCTCGGAGTGTGCGACGCAAAGACTCGAACCTAGTATGTTTACCGAGGCTTCTCCTGCAAAGCAGGACCACAAAGAGGAGGACAGGAAGCCTTCGGACAAAAGCAAAGCGCCGTGCAAGGAAGCCTTATTGCAGATTAATTCACCTTCCACAAAATCTTCTCTAGCTAAAAAGATCAATTCTTCTAATAACAAGCACCATGAAATTGGCAAAGATGAGATCGTTAAGTCGCAACCACCGAAAGCTCAAAGAGGCATCCTGCAAAACAAACCCAGAGCAGCGTCAACATCCAGCTTAGAGAGAGACAACTCAAAGAAGAAAGAGACTTCCCATAAGTTACAAAAATCTAATTTGAGACTGTCGATCGCGAAAGACAATCAACAATCAAGTAAAGACAAAGCCGAATCGATAGATGGACAACAGAAGGAGGCCGCACGGAGGGAGAAGAAATCCCTGCCCAAAGCCCCCAATCTGAGGATCAAATTAGAAAATATTGGTCCTTCCTTAGGTTCGCCTAGCACGCCTCCGACAGCTACACCGGGTATGTTTTCAGACGAAGATGGTCTGAAGACCCCAGTCAATAAAGAAGCGAGCGGTGCTGCAAGTATCATTTCAGGTGCAAGTCACGTGCAAGCTGATGTAAGTAAACAAAGTGCAATAAACATGTCTCAAGACTCTACAGGAAAGCAGACCACGATGACCTCTTCGAGAGGTCTGCCCAGACAGATCAAGAAACGAGAAATCACTGCTGCTATGAAAACCGCTCTCTCAGCTAAGAGATTGCGGAACAGAACAGACCCAGGGCCCGTCGTTCTGTCCTTCTACAGGAGGTCGAGCCCCTCGGACACATCCGGCGGGACAGATCACCTCAAGAGCCCCGCCAATAAGACATCCAGGAAGGACAGTGGGTCCTCCTTTGATGAAGTATTTGTAGATCCCAGTTCGGGCAGACTCCATGCGCCCAAGTCCGGTCACGAGAGACTGGTCAAGAAGGACGAGGATCATCCAGACAGTGCCACCGATTCCGTCGCTTCCACGTCCTCCCGACTCGCCTGGGAGACCCTGACACCCCgacagaggaggaggagaatcAAAATGGCTCACGGCAAAGGAGTCTTTGAATTAGAAACGTTCTCTGACGGGGAGGAAAACGAAAAAGTGTCACCGATAAGTGCCTCCGTGGGAGACGAACTAGCAAAATTGAGGTTGAGGAGAAGCGAACTCTCGAGTAACCCGGCCCAGTCTCAAGCGAAGGCAAACAGTAGTCCGTCCAAAGATGAGAAGGCCTCGAGGGCAACAGACAAAGATGGGGCTGTTCATCATGATCATTATGATCACTTAAAAGAAGAAGTGGATTCCAAAGAGCTGAGGCTGACCCGTCATTCGCCCATAGATGGCGCCACAACAACATCGGTCACTCTACCGGACAATACGCCTTCGACGACGCCACGAGGAGAGTCCTCCCGAGAGAAGAGAGGCAACAAATACAGTTCCGAGCGACCCTCCTCTAACAGACGAACCAAGTCCTCGGAGGATAGCCGCTCTTCTTCAGTTTCGGGAGGATCCCAGGGTGGTCTGCAGCCCAGGCCCCCCACTGGAAGACCGGAGAATGTGATGGCGGGAAG ATCTGCAAATTTATGA